The Dyella sp. 2HG41-7 genomic interval CTGTCGTATCTGAAGATCGATCCGATGAAGATCAACGTCGCGGCGGTCACGCAGGTCGTGAGCCATGCGTACGCGCAACGCCATCGCATTCTTCCGGTCGCCGCGACGCCTGGCGAGGTGACGTTCGCCACGGCGGAGCCGTTCGACAATTCCTGGGCGAAAGACCTCGCCCAGATGATTCGCCGCGATGTGCATCGCGTGGTCGCCAGCCCGATCGATATCAATCGTTACTTGCAAGAATTCTATGGCGTGCAGCGCTCGATTCAGCTCGCCAAAGATGCGAAGAATCAGACCGGTTACGATTCGTCGGCGCTGCTGAACTTCGAGCAATTGCTGGAGTTGGGCAAAGCCGGCGAAGTCGGCGCGGACGACCGCCATGTCGTGCACATCGTGGACTGGTTGTTGCAATACGCCTTCGAGCAGCGCGCGTCGGACATCCATTTGGAGCCGCGCCGTGAAGCGGGTTTGATGCGCTTTCGCATCGACGGCATCATGCACAAAGTGTTTGAGTTGCCGCCGCCGGTCATGACGGCGGTCACGTCGCGTATCAAGATTCTGTCGCGCATGGATGTGGCGGAAAAACGCCGTCCCCAGGATGGTCGCATCAAGACGCGCGCATCGTCCGGGCGCGAAGTGGAATTGCGTATTTCCAGCATGCCGACCGCGTTCGGCGAAAAACTGGTGATGCGTATTTTCGATCCGGATATCGTCGCGAAGGATTTCTCGCAGCTCGGTTTTTCCCCAGGCGAAGACACCTTGTGGCGCAGCATGGTGGAGCGTCCGCACGGCATCGTACTGGTGACGGGGCCAACGGGATCGGGCAAAACCACCACGCTGTATTCGACGCTGAAGCATTTGGCCACGCCCGATATCAACGTGTGCACGGTCGAAGACCCGATCGAAATGGTCTCGCCCGAATTCAATCAGATGCAAGTGCAGTCGTCGATCGACCTGGATTTCGCTGCGGGCGTACGCACACTGCTGCGCCAAGATCCGGACATCATCATGGTCGGCGAAATTCGCGACCTGGAAACGGCGCAAATGGCCGTGCAAGCGTCGCTGACCGGACATCTGGTGCTTTCGACGCTGCACACCAATGACGCGCCGAGTGCGGTAACGCGCTTGCTCGATCTGGGCGTGCCGCATTACCTCATTCAATCGACGCTGACCGGCGTCGTGGCGCAACGCTTGGTGCGCACGTTATGCCCGCACTGCAAGATCGAAACCCAACAAGATCCGCATGAGTGGACAGCGCTGACGCACGGCTGGTCGATTCCGGTTCCAGAGCGCGTATTCAAGCCCTTGGGTTGCCTGGAATGTCGCCACACCGGATTTATCGGGCGTACCGGCGTGTATGAAATGATGCCGCTGAGCCCGCGCCTTCGCGGCATGATCAGCGCGCAACTGGACCTCATTCGGTTTAGTCAGTTCGCATTGACCGAAGGCATGCGTCCTCTGCGTATTTCAGCGTCGGATCAGGTCGCGCGTGGTCTAACTACCGTGCAAGAAGTTCTTACCGT includes:
- a CDS encoding GspE/PulE family protein codes for the protein MPATQQIASMLGRRGRLALDDVLAALVVDGYVLADDAKQLRVGQHAGRSTVELNPLVIIANAKLINQREPGRPLSLEGLTEWLAGQAGLSYLKIDPMKINVAAVTQVVSHAYAQRHRILPVAATPGEVTFATAEPFDNSWAKDLAQMIRRDVHRVVASPIDINRYLQEFYGVQRSIQLAKDAKNQTGYDSSALLNFEQLLELGKAGEVGADDRHVVHIVDWLLQYAFEQRASDIHLEPRREAGLMRFRIDGIMHKVFELPPPVMTAVTSRIKILSRMDVAEKRRPQDGRIKTRASSGREVELRISSMPTAFGEKLVMRIFDPDIVAKDFSQLGFSPGEDTLWRSMVERPHGIVLVTGPTGSGKTTTLYSTLKHLATPDINVCTVEDPIEMVSPEFNQMQVQSSIDLDFAAGVRTLLRQDPDIIMVGEIRDLETAQMAVQASLTGHLVLSTLHTNDAPSAVTRLLDLGVPHYLIQSTLTGVVAQRLVRTLCPHCKIETQQDPHEWTALTHGWSIPVPERVFKPLGCLECRHTGFIGRTGVYEMMPLSPRLRGMISAQLDLIRFSQFALTEGMRPLRISASDQVARGLTTVQEVLTVLPPVEHVEDSPL